GAGCTATGAATAAAACTGCGTATAGCAAAAAAGTGCTATGAACCAATAGCGCAATGACTAGGAAACAATTTTCTACATCTTTATTATACACGTTGAGAAATCTCAAATAGACCGCGTCGGTGAGTGTAAGGGAACGAAGAACATCCTTGGGTGCAACTCTATTCACTGGTAGGCGGCCCACGCCCTTGCCAGAACTTGAATAGCCTTGGTGAAACACTCGTCTTGTATCGACGAGATGGAAGCGAGGTGTGACGGTCTCTGTGGCGGTTGCGTGTGCTGTAGACGCTGGTGTTGGTTGAACACCTTGTGGTCTTCGGTATGCCGCCCAACTGGTATGGACATCTCGCCCACCGCTTCGTACAGGCCCACGAAGCTGGCCTGGCACTTGACTCGCAGGGCAGCTCTGCTTACGTCGTGCTGCTTTACTGGGATGTTCGCAGAGAGCGTGGTCACCTGGAAGCCGTCCGGGTGCGTGTCGACTTTAGTCCTGACGTCGGCGTCGATCAAGAGGCGGTCGTTGACGTACACCGCCAGTTTGGGAGCCGGCCTGGACCGGCTGGAGGTGCAGTTGACGCGCACGAACCCTCCCACCTGGTAAGACTCCCTGTCGTACGTGATGTGGGGTCTCATGTCACTTTGTTCTGCGAGAAAGTGAGAGAAAACTTTAAGTAAAAAAATGTTGCGGCGTGAAAAGGTCATCGAAAGCATTGAACGCATATTCAATATTATGCACATATTTGCTTATCATGAATATGAAAAGGCGAAAGAAATGTGAGGTAGTAAAAATGCAAGGCGGTTTCATTCAGGAAAGAGAAAACTAAGAGAAACCCAATTCAGAACGGATCCTGACAATTACTACAACGACAATGGCAACGCTTGTTTGCCGAAGTTGTAGAATGAAGAATTTCACTTCTCTTGCGAAGGTGGCAGCGACTGCACAAATCagccttttttttctaaataaaaaagaaacaaagagcaCCCTCTGATTACCGGCAGCAGCTCTCTTCAGAActtacagcaacaacaacaacaacaacaacaacaacaacaacaacaacaacaacaataacaacaacaacaacaacaacaacaaacaacaacaactttgaatttgaaCGGCCACAAGCGTCTCATCTTCTGATCTGTCGAGCTGGTCTTTCTGTGCGACACAGCTGCGCATATCACACGCACACTTGCTTGTTTTGCAGGGACACATCATTCCATGGGCTATTTGTGACTATATTTTTGTATCACCTCGCCACGTATACAGAGCCAATTGCTAAATCACACAGCCAATCTGCTAAATGGATCGCATAACGTTGGTTCCCACAGTGCTTGACATTTCAGTAGGCTCATAGCAACGAAAATGGGAACATTGCTGTCTATGTCGCCATCTGTCTGAAAAAATATTCGAAAGGCAAAAGAATTAAAAAGCACTGCAGCGGCCACTTGGGGGTTCCGCATACGTACCGAACACTGCGAGCATTTTCTCGTCTTGGACCGTGAGAAAGGGAGGAGCATCGGAGCTGGCTTCGCAGCGGTAAGCGCCTGCACTCAGGGCACTCAGGTTTTTCAGGTAGAGGGACGAATAGTTTCCTTGCAGCCTctgtggtgggaaagaatactaAATGAGTGCC
The nucleotide sequence above comes from Rhipicephalus microplus isolate Deutch F79 chromosome 2, USDA_Rmic, whole genome shotgun sequence. Encoded proteins:
- the LOC119169274 gene encoding uncharacterized protein LOC119169274 codes for the protein MAQAPCLLFLFFWIATYAAVPAEALRVIELKAAESPIRGSTVTLECSYDLERDQLYSVKWFKDGIEFLRYVPNDRPRIQAFKIRGLNVNVASSNDTTAVLDHVQNSASGNYSCEVSTEAPTFDVGVAEKRLVVAETPISIDQPPIGILGGSVRLNCAHNLGGLPLYSFKWFKDDKVFYTFTPRNRPPGKMFNVQGVTVDRLQGNYSSLYLKNLSALSAGAYRCEASSDAPPFLTVQDEKMLAVFEQSDMRPHITYDRESYQVGGFVRVNCTSSRSRPAPKLAVYVNDRLLIDADVRTKVDTHPDGFQVTTLSANIPVKQHDVSRAALRVKCQASFVGLYEAVGEMSIPVGRHTEDHKVFNQHQRLQHTQPPQRPSHLASISSIQDECFTKAIQVLARAWAAYQ